The Synechococcus sp. WH 8101 sequence CCCATGCCGTAATGCTCCAGGTATTTCGGCAGATGGGTGTGATAGCTGGCGATCAGGGGGATCGACTTGTTTTTGGCCAGCCAGATTCCTCCGAGGCCAAGAACGGCCGGATTCACCACGTGCACCAGATCCGGCTGGAAGGCGTCAATCGCTTCCGACACAGCGGGCCGCGGCAGGGCGAGCTTGAGCTCCGGGTAGAGCGGCAGCGGCATGGCTGGCACACCGATCACCCCTGCGCCCATGTACTCGCTCGGAGCGCCTTCCGGACAGAACACGAGCACTTCATCGCCGGCCTCCACCAGGTGCTTCACCGTCTTGGTGAGACGGGTGACGATCCCATCCACCTTCGGCAGAAAGGTTTCAGTGAAAAAGGCGATCTTCACGGAGTGGGAGAGCAGGCAGGGAACGCGGAATCAGGCCTTGGCCCGGATCGCTTCAGCTTGTTGGTTGGTCCAGGCTGACACGCAGGGGATCCGCTTCCGATCGCAGCGGTCGGCGTAGCGCGTCGCGATCTCCACCACTTCCTTGAGCAGGCCGTCATCGAGGGTGGTCGGGTTGAGCCCCAGTTCGATGAAGCAGCGGTTGTCCACGATCAGATCGTTCTCGACCGCTTCGTTGCGCGGGTTGGGCAGGTTGTTGATGGCGGCGCCGGTGAGGGCAGCCACCTTTTTGGCCAGTTCGCCCACCTGATGGCTCTCGGTCATCTGGTTGAAGATTTTCACCCGCTCACCCTTCTGTGGGGGGTTCTCCAGGGCCAGCTGCACGCAGCGCACCGAGTCGCGGATGTGGATGAAGGCGCGGGTCTGGCCGCCGGTGCCGTGCACGGTGAGCGGGTACCCGATCGCCGCCTGCATCAGGAAGCGGTTCAGCACCGTGCCGTAGTCACCGTCGTAGTCGAAGCGGTTGGTGAGGCGCGGGTCGCGGTCGGTGGCTTCGGTGTTGGTGCCCCAGACGATGCCTTGATGCAGATCGGTGATGCGTACCAAATCGTTTTTGTTGTAGTAGAGGAAGAGCAGCTGATCCAGCGTCTTGGTCATGTGATAGACGCTGCCCGGGCTGGCCGGGTGGAGAATTTCCTCCTCGAAGCGGGAGCCATCCGGCTGGGGCACCTCCACCTTCAGGTAGCCCTCAGGGATCGTGGCGCCGCGGTGGGAGCCGTAGCCATACACGCCCATGGTGCCCAGGTGCACCACGTGGATGTCGAGGCCGCTTTCGACGATGGCGGCCAGCAGGTTGTGGGTGCCGTTGACGTTGTTGTCCACGGTGTAGCGCTTGGTGGCGCTGCTCTTCATCGAATAGGGCGCAGCGCGCTGTTCGGCGAAGTGCACCACCGAATCCGGGCGCTCCTCCAGCAGC is a genomic window containing:
- a CDS encoding NAD-dependent epimerase/dehydratase family protein, which codes for MKVLVLGGDGFCGWPCAVNLADQGHEVLIVDNLSRRKIDIDLEVESLTPITSIGVRLQAWEEIGGKPMRFVHMDIAHEYQRLLDLLLEERPDSVVHFAEQRAAPYSMKSSATKRYTVDNNVNGTHNLLAAIVESGLDIHVVHLGTMGVYGYGSHRGATIPEGYLKVEVPQPDGSRFEEEILHPASPGSVYHMTKTLDQLLFLYYNKNDLVRITDLHQGIVWGTNTEATDRDPRLTNRFDYDGDYGTVLNRFLMQAAIGYPLTVHGTGGQTRAFIHIRDSVRCVQLALENPPQKGERVKIFNQMTESHQVGELAKKVAALTGAAINNLPNPRNEAVENDLIVDNRCFIELGLNPTTLDDGLLKEVVEIATRYADRCDRKRIPCVSAWTNQQAEAIRAKA